Proteins co-encoded in one Brassica oleracea var. oleracea cultivar TO1000 chromosome C4, BOL, whole genome shotgun sequence genomic window:
- the LOC106341308 gene encoding non-specific lipid-transfer protein-like protein At2g13820, with protein MKQSLLSILILLLSSSFAPIHARNKPQPKSPSPVAAPAPGPSNSDCSSIIYDMMDCLSYLTPGSNDTKPTKVCCGGILSVLQYNPMCICVGLESSKTMGFAVNNTRARAMPTTCKLTIVAPHCAILDEATPAASIAVSPSAGTPMTSPSSGGSPTSSPSLAESPVMTAPYPSSSGTNHLSVSTLTLVSVIVSSVTYISFLF; from the exons ATGAAGCAGTCACTTCTTTCCATCTTAATACTTCTACTATCATCATCATTTGCACCCATCCACGCCCGCAACAAACCACAGCCGAAGTCTCCTTCACCCGTAGCTGCTCCAGCTCCAGGACCGTCAAATTCTGATTGCTCCAGCATTATATATGACATGATGGATTGTCTCTCGTACCTTACCCCTGGATCAAATGATACTAAGCCCACAAAAGTTTGTTGTGGGGGAATTCTATCTGTTCTACAATATAACCCTATGTGTATTTGCGTTGGTTTAGAAAGTAGCAAAACTATGGGGTTTGCAGTGAATAACACTAGAGCTCGTGCCATGCCTACGACTTGCAAGCTCACCATTGTTGCTCCTCATTGCG CAATCCTGGACGAGGCGACACCGGCTGCATCTATTGCTG TTTCTCCTTCGGCTGGAACACCTATGACTTCGCCATCTTCGGGCGGGTCACCAACATCTTCACCATCTTTGGCTGAGTCGCCGGTCATGACTGCACCGTATCCCTCAAGTTCTGGCACCAACCACCTCTCAGTTTCAACACTGACCCTCGTTTCCGTTATAGTTTCTTCTGTAACATATATTTCGTTTTTATTTTAA
- the LOC106342641 gene encoding uncharacterized protein LOC106342641: MEGRRITASPRPCSSGRRVVAKKRPRPDGFVNSVKKLQRREISSRKDRAFSISTAQERFRNMRLVEQYDTHDPKGHCLVALPFLMKRTKVIEIVAARDIVFALAHSGVCAAFSRETNRRICFLNVSPDEVIRSLFYNKNNDSLITVSVYASDNFSSLKCRSTRIEYILRGQPDAGFALFESESLKWPGFVEFDDVNGKVLTYSAQDSVYKVFDLKNYTMLYSISDKHVQEIKISPGIMLLIFKRASSHVPLKILSIEDGTVLKSFNHLLHRNKKVDFIEQFNEKLLVKQENENLQILDVRTAEQMEVSRAEFMTPSAFIFLYENQLFLTFRNRNVSVWNFRGELVTSFEDHLLWHPDCNTNNIYITSDQDLIISYCKADTEDQWIEGNAGSINISNILTGKCLAKITSSSGPPKEDESSSSSSSSLGTNLKQRRNAVAEALEDITALFYDEERNEIYTGNRHGFVHVWSN; the protein is encoded by the exons ATGGAAGGAAGACGGATTACAGCTAGCCCTAGGCCTTGCAGCAGCGGAAGAAGAGTCGTCGCGAAGAAGAGACCTCGTCCCGATGGGTTCGTCAACAGTGTTAAAAAGCTCCAACGAAGAGAAATCTCGTCTCGTAAAGATCGAGCTTTCTCCATCAGCACTGCCCAGGAGAGATTCCGCAACATGCGTCTCGTG GAGCAATATGATACTCATGATCCCAAGGGACATTGTTTAGTTGCGTTACCGTTTTTGATGAAGAGAACTAAAGTTATTGAGATTGTTGCTGCGAGGGACATTGTCTTTGCGCTTGCTCATTCTGGTGTCTGTGCAGCTTTCAGTAGAG AGACGAACAGGAGAATATGCTTTTTGAATGTAAGTCCAGATGAAGTCATTAGGAGCTTGTTCTACAACAAGAACAACGATTCCCTCATCACTGTTTCTGTTTATGCTTCTGACAATTTCAGCTCTTTGAAATGCAGATCCACTAGAATTGA GTATATTCTGAGAGGTCAACCAGATGCAGGGTTTGCCCTTTTTGAGTCAGAATCGTTAAAGTGGCCTGGTTTTGTAGAGTTTGATGATGTCAATGGAAAGGTGCTTACGTATTCTGCACAGGACAG TGTGTACAAGGTTTTTGATCTGAAAAACTATACCATGTTGTATTCGATATCAGATAAACATGTCCAAGAAATTAAAATAAG TCCAGGGATAATGTTATTGATCTTCAAGAGAGCTTCAAGTCACGTTCCTTTGAAGATTCTTTCTATAGAAGACGGCACAGTTCTCAAGTCCTTCAATCATTTGCTTCACCGAAACAAGAAAGTTGATTTCATTGAACAATTCAACGAGAAACTTCTCGTTAAGCAAGAGAATGAGAATCTCCAAATCCTTGAC GTCAGAACTGCCGAGCAAATGGAAGTTAGCAGAGCAGAGTTCATGACACCGTCCGCGTTCATATTTCTTTATGAGAACCAACTGTTTCTAACATTCAGGAACCGGAACGTGTCCGTGTGGAACTTTCGTGGAGAGCTGGTGACTTCCTTTGAGGACCATCTTCTATGGCATCCGGACTGTAACACAAACAACATCTACATAACAAGTGATCAAGATCTGATCATCTCGTATTGCAAAGCTGATACTGAAGATCAGTGGATAGAAGGAAATG CGGGATCAATTAATATCAGCAATATATTGACTGGGAAATGCTTAGCTAAGATAACATCAAGCAGTGGACCTCCAAAAGAAGATGAGAGCAGCAGTAGTAGTAGTAGTAGTTTGGGGACCAATTTAAAGCAGAGGAGAAACGCTGTGGCTGAAGCTTTGGAAGACATAACGGCTCTGTTCTATGATGAAGAACGCAATGAGATATACACTGGAAACAGACACGGTTTTGTTCATGTGTGGTCCAACTGA
- the LOC106342642 gene encoding cyclin-dependent kinase B1-1, whose amino-acid sequence MEKYEKLEKVGEGTYGKVYKAVEKSTGKLVALKKTRLEIDEEGIPPTALREISLLQMLSTSLYIVRLLCVEHVLKPPAKSNLYLVFEYLDTDLKKFVDSFRKSANPRPLGDPLIQKLMFQLCKGVAHCHSHGVLHRDLKPQNLLLLKDKELLKIADLGLGRTFTVPLKAYTHEIVTLWYRAPEVLLGSTHYSTAVDMWSVGCIFAEMVRRQALFPGDSEYQQLLHIFKLLGTPTEQQWPGVSSLRDWHAYPKWEPQDLARAVPSLSPQGVDLLTKMLKYNPAERIAAKTALDHPYFDSLDKSQF is encoded by the exons ATGGAGAAGTACGAGAAGCTAGAGAAAGTCGGCGAAGGAACCTACGGCAAAGTCTACAAAGCCGTCGAGAAATCCACCGGAAAGCTCGTCGCGCTCAAGAAAACGCGCCTCGAGATCGACGAGGAAGGCATCCCTCCCACGGCGCTCCGCGAGATCTCCCTCCTCCAGATGCTCTCCACCTCCCTCTACATCGTCCGCCTCCTCTGCGTCGAGCACGTCCTCAAGCCCCCTGCGAAGTCCAACCTCTACCTCGTCTTCGAGTACCTCGACACCGACCTCAAGAAATTCGTCGATTCGTTCCGCAAATCCGCCAACCCTAGGCCGCTCGGGGATCCCCTGATCCAGAAGCTCATGTTCCAGCTCTGCAAAGGCGTCGCGCACTGCCACAGCCACGGCGTGCTTCACCGCGATTTGAAGCCGCAGAATCTGCTTTTGCTTAAGGATAAGGAGTTGCTTAAGATCGCCGATTTGGGGCTCGGGAGGACGTTCACTGTGCCGCTTAAGGCTTATACGCATGAGATTGTTACGCTTTGGTATAGAGCTCCGGAGGTTCTTCTTGGCTCGACTCATTATTCTACTGCTGTTGATATGTGGTCTGTTGGTTGCATCTTTG CTGAGATGGTTAGGAGGCAAGCTCTTTTCCCTGGTGATTCTGAGTATCAGCAACTGCTTCATATCTTCAA ATTGCTAGGAACACCAACTGAGCAGCAATGGCCAGGTGTTTCCTCTCTGCGTGACTGGCATGCCTACCCAAAGTGGGAGCCGCAAGACTTAGCACGTGCTGTTCCTTCTCTTTCACCTCAAGGAGTTGATCTTCTCACG AAAATGCTCAAGTACAATCCTGCTGAAAGAATTGCAGCAAAAACAGCACTTGATCACCCATACTTTGACAGCCTTGACAAGTCCCAGTTCTGA